The following proteins are co-located in the Mus caroli chromosome 7, CAROLI_EIJ_v1.1, whole genome shotgun sequence genome:
- the Fcgrt gene encoding IgG receptor FcRn large subunit p51 isoform X2, which translates to MGMPLPWVLSLLLVLLPQTWGSETRPPLMYHLTAVSNPSTGLPSFWATGWLGPQQYLTYNSLRQEADPCGAWMWENQVSWYWEKETTDLKSKEQLFLEALKTLEKILNGTFTLQGLLGCELASDNSSVPMAVFALNGEEFMKFNPRTGNWTGEWPETEIVANLWMKQPDAARKESEFLLSSCPERLLGHLERGRRNLEWKEPPSMRLKARPGNSGSSVLTCAAFSFYPPELKFRFLRNGLASGSGNCSTGPNGDGSFHAWSLLEVKRGDEHHYQCQVEHEGLAQPLTVDLDSSARSSVPVVGIVLGILLVVVAIAGGVLLWGRMRSGLPAPWLSLSGDDSGDLLPGGNLPPEAEPQGANAFPATS; encoded by the exons ATGGGGATGCCCCTGCCCTGGGTCCTCAGCCTCTtgttggtcctcctgcctcagacctgGGGCTCAG AGACCCGCCCCCCACTGATGTATCATCTCACGGCTGTGTCGAACCCATCTACGGGGCTTCCCTCCTTCTGGGCCACAGGCTGGTTGGGTCCTCAGCAGTATCTAACCTACAACAGCCTGCGGCAGGAAGCTGACCCCTGTGGGGCCTGGATGTGGGAAAATCAGGTGTCTTGGTATTGGGAGAAGGAGACCACAGACCTCAAAAGCAAAGAACAGCTCTTCTTGGAGGCCCTCAAGACCCTGGAGAAGATATTAAATG GGACCTTCACACTGCAGGGCCTGCTGGGCTGTGAACTGGCCTCGGATAATTCCTCAGTGCCCATGGCTGTGTTTGCTCTCAATGGTGAGGAGTTTATGAAATTCAACCCAAGAACCGGCAACTGGACTGGGGAGTGGCCCGAGACGGAAATCGTTGCTAATCTGTGGATGAAGCAGCCTGATGCGGCCAGGAAGGAGAGCGAGTTCCTGCTGAGCTCTTGTCCAGAGCGACTGCTAGGCCATCTGGAGAGGGGCAGACGGAACCTGGAGTGGAAGG AGCCGCCCTCTATGCGCCTGAAGGCCCGTCCTGGCAACTCTGGCTCCTCCGTGCTGACCTGTGctgctttctccttctacccACCGGAGCTCAAGTTCCGATTCCTGCGCAATGGGCTAGCCTCAGGCTCTGGGAATTGCAGCACTGGTCCCAATGGAGATGGCTCTTTCCACGCATGGTCATTGCTGGAGGTCAAACGTGGAGATGAGCACCATTACCAATGTCAAGTGGAGCATGAGGGGCTGGCACAGCCTCTCACTGTGGACCTAG ATTCATCAGCCAGATCTTCTGTGCCTGTGGTTGGAATCGTTCTTGGTATATTACTGGTGGTAGTGGCCATCGCAGGCGGTGTGCTGCTGTGGGGCAGGATGCGCAGCGGTCTGCCAG CCCCATGGCTTTCTCTCAGCGGCGATGACTCTGGCGACCTGTTGCCTGGTGGGAACTTGCCCCCCGAAGCTGAACCTCAAGGTGCAAATGCCTTTCCAGCCACTTCCTGA
- the Fcgrt gene encoding IgG receptor FcRn large subunit p51 isoform X1 — protein sequence MGMPLPWVLSLLLVLLPQTWGSETRPPLMYHLTAVSNPSTGLPSFWATGWLGPQQYLTYNSLRQEADPCGAWMWENQVSWYWEKETTDLKSKEQLFLEALKTLEKILNGQKRGTFTLQGLLGCELASDNSSVPMAVFALNGEEFMKFNPRTGNWTGEWPETEIVANLWMKQPDAARKESEFLLSSCPERLLGHLERGRRNLEWKEPPSMRLKARPGNSGSSVLTCAAFSFYPPELKFRFLRNGLASGSGNCSTGPNGDGSFHAWSLLEVKRGDEHHYQCQVEHEGLAQPLTVDLDSSARSSVPVVGIVLGILLVVVAIAGGVLLWGRMRSGLPAPWLSLSGDDSGDLLPGGNLPPEAEPQGANAFPATS from the exons ATGGGGATGCCCCTGCCCTGGGTCCTCAGCCTCTtgttggtcctcctgcctcagacctgGGGCTCAG AGACCCGCCCCCCACTGATGTATCATCTCACGGCTGTGTCGAACCCATCTACGGGGCTTCCCTCCTTCTGGGCCACAGGCTGGTTGGGTCCTCAGCAGTATCTAACCTACAACAGCCTGCGGCAGGAAGCTGACCCCTGTGGGGCCTGGATGTGGGAAAATCAGGTGTCTTGGTATTGGGAGAAGGAGACCACAGACCTCAAAAGCAAAGAACAGCTCTTCTTGGAGGCCCTCAAGACCCTGGAGAAGATATTAAATGGTCAGAAGAGGG GGACCTTCACACTGCAGGGCCTGCTGGGCTGTGAACTGGCCTCGGATAATTCCTCAGTGCCCATGGCTGTGTTTGCTCTCAATGGTGAGGAGTTTATGAAATTCAACCCAAGAACCGGCAACTGGACTGGGGAGTGGCCCGAGACGGAAATCGTTGCTAATCTGTGGATGAAGCAGCCTGATGCGGCCAGGAAGGAGAGCGAGTTCCTGCTGAGCTCTTGTCCAGAGCGACTGCTAGGCCATCTGGAGAGGGGCAGACGGAACCTGGAGTGGAAGG AGCCGCCCTCTATGCGCCTGAAGGCCCGTCCTGGCAACTCTGGCTCCTCCGTGCTGACCTGTGctgctttctccttctacccACCGGAGCTCAAGTTCCGATTCCTGCGCAATGGGCTAGCCTCAGGCTCTGGGAATTGCAGCACTGGTCCCAATGGAGATGGCTCTTTCCACGCATGGTCATTGCTGGAGGTCAAACGTGGAGATGAGCACCATTACCAATGTCAAGTGGAGCATGAGGGGCTGGCACAGCCTCTCACTGTGGACCTAG ATTCATCAGCCAGATCTTCTGTGCCTGTGGTTGGAATCGTTCTTGGTATATTACTGGTGGTAGTGGCCATCGCAGGCGGTGTGCTGCTGTGGGGCAGGATGCGCAGCGGTCTGCCAG CCCCATGGCTTTCTCTCAGCGGCGATGACTCTGGCGACCTGTTGCCTGGTGGGAACTTGCCCCCCGAAGCTGAACCTCAAGGTGCAAATGCCTTTCCAGCCACTTCCTGA